Genomic segment of Peptostreptococcaceae bacterium:
TTCTTTTCTGTTTATCTGCATATTTCAATCAGTATCATGTGTTGATATTATTTTCTAGTGCTTGTTGATATTTATTATTCTACAAGTTAATAAACATATTCCGGACTTGCCAGATTAATTTTCTGTTGATAATTAAAGCTTGTCCGATATCGTTAATTGCAATAACAAATATCCCTATTCAATGTGGAAACCTTGTTTCAAAAACGCTTTAAGTATTTATAAGGAGGACTTCAATGAACAGTAATATCAATGCATTTTGGGAAAAAACTCTGGAACTAATAAAAGTCGAATTATCTCCGGTCAGTTTCAATACCTGGCTTAAAACTCTCAGACCGGTACAATTGGACCATGGCGTCTTTTTTCTTTCCGCCCCTAACAAATTCAACAAAGAGATTCTTGAAGCACGCTACGCTACATTGATAGAAAGCGCAATGAATCAACTTTCAGAGGACCCTCTTAAAATCGAATTTATTCTTTCCGACTCTGAATCCCAAAGTAAGGAAGATACAGACGCTTTTTCCAATCCTTCATCTTCTTTTTCAAAGTCTTCCAATTTGAATCCAAAATATGTTTTCGATACATTTGTCATTGGAAACAGTAATCAATTTGCTCACGCAGCTTCTTTAGCTGTAGCAGAATCTCCAGCAAAAGCCTACAATCCTCTTTTTATATATGGAGGCGTAGGTCTTGGGAAAACCCATTTAATGCATGCTATAGGCCATTTTATTAAAAATAAGAATAGTGATTCCGAAGTTGTATATGTCACAAGTGAAATGTTCACAAACGAACTCATAAATTCAATAAAAGACGATAAAAATGTTCTTTTCCGCAACAAATACAGGAATATTGATGTTCTTTTAATTGACGACATTCAGTTTATTGCCGGAAAAGAAAGAACGCAGGAAGAATTCTTTCATACATTCAACGCACTGCACGAAGCAAATAAACAGATAATAATTTCTTCCGACCGTCCTCCAAAAGAAATACCTACCCTTGAAGACCGTTTAAGGTCGAGGTTCGAATGGGGTCTTATAACAGACATACAGGCCCCTGATTTTGAAACCAGGGTTGCAATCCTTCGAAAAAAATCAGAAACAGAAAAAATTAAAGTTTCAGATGACATCCTTAATTTCATAGCCAGCAAAATTCGTTCAAATATACGTGAATTAGAGGGAGCCCTTACAAGAGTATGCGCTTTTTCATCCCTAACAAATAGAGAAATTAGTCCCGATCTTGCAAACGAAGCGCTAAAGGATATTTTTTCTACATCTCGCACGAAAGAAATAACAATTTCTTTAATAAAAGATGTTGTGGGCCGCCATTACGGAATAAAAAAGGAAGATTTTGAATCCAAAAGAAGAAATCGGTCTATTTCTTTTCCCAGACAGGTGGCAATGTATATATCCAGAGAATTGACCGATCTTTCGCTTCCAAAGATAGGTGAAAACTACGGAGGAAGAGACCATACAACAGTAATTCATGCATATGACAAGATTTCAAAAATAATAGTTTCCAATAATGAGGAAAAAATTAAAATACAGAGAATAATTAAAGAAATAAAGGGAGAATGAGTGCTAAAAACCCTGTTGAAAACTCTTTAATAAATACAAAGTTATCAACAGGGTTTTTAAATCTCCAATCCCTTCATTCATAAAGCTTAGGATACCTTTTCAACAAATCAACAGGCCCTACTGCTATTACTACTATCCTTTTTTCTATTAATATCATAAAACCACCCATATCAAGGAGGTACCAACAATGAAATTTATTTGCAACGAAAAACAACTTGCAGCAGCAGTAAATATTGTACAAAAAGCAGCATCAAATAAAACTACCTTGCCCATACTTAAAGGAATACTCATAGAGGCAAACAATGATTATCTCAGATTGGTAGGAAATAATTTGGATATAGCTATTGAAAATGAAATAGAGGCTGAAGTTTTGGAAAACGGATCGGTAGTAATTTCCTCCAGGCTTTTTGGAGATATAATAAGAAAACTTCCCGATTCGGACATCACACTGTCAGCAGATGGAGATAATAATGTTCATATAAGTTGTGAGGGTTCAAATTTTGACCTTATAGGGCAGCCGGCAGAAGAATTTCCGTCTCTTCCCGAGGTTATGGATGAAAATATCTACACATTCGACAAGAATGTGTTTAAGAATATGGTTAGGCAAACGGCTTTTGCTGCTTCGATAGATGAAACAAGACCCATTTTGACTGGAGAGCTAATTGAAATAGATGAAGGCAGGGCTTCGGTAGTTGCTTTGGATGGATATAGATTAGCAATAAAAGAGGTTATGGTTGAAGGAAAGAATAAGAATAAAGCCGTTGTTCCGGTTCAAACACTTAATGAAATAATGAAGATAATAGGAAACGAGTCCGAGGGATCCGTATTGGTTTCATTTTCAGAAAACCATGTATTGTTTACAATAGATGGAGTTAGAATAACTTCGAGACTTCTCGATGGCGATTTCATAAATTATAAGCAAATAATACCAAATGAATATAAAACAAGAGTAAAAGTGAAAACTAAAGGTTTTTTGGATGGATTAGAAAGAGCTTCACTTCTTGCAAGAGAAGGTAAAAATAATCTTATAAAGATAAGCATCAAAGACGAAATAATGAAAATTAATTCCAACGCCGAAATTGGAAGCGTTGAGGAAAAGGTTTCAATTGAGCTCGAAGGAGAAGATATGCAAATAGGTTTTAATTCAAAATATCTCATTGATGTATTGAGAGTATTGGATTGTGAAGATGTTTATCTTGATTTAACTACAAGTGTTAATCCTTGCATCATAAGGCCAATAGGACAAAACGACTATACATATCTTGTGCTTCCTGTAAGGTTGTCGGCTGAATGATTTTTTATGAAACATTAAAATAAAGGAGATAAAATGGAAACTGTATTTATTGATACTGAAATAATAAAACTTGAGCAATTTCTTAAGTTTTGCGGAGAAGTGGGAACAGGAGGAAATGCCAAGCTTGTTATTATTGATGGGTTTGTAAAGGTCAATGGAGAGGTGGAAAAAAGAAGGGGCAGGAAGCTTAAAAAGAAAGATATAGTGGAATTTCAAGGTAAGGAATTTAAAATTGATTCCAACAAAAGCCTATATTGAAATAAGAATGAAAGGAAGCTATTTTAGTGTATATTATGGGTATCAACTTGATGAATTTTAGAAATTATGATTGTATTTCTCTTGAATTCCATAAAAAGCTTAATGTTTTTTATGGAATGAATGCACAGGGAAAGACAAATATAATAGAATCACTGTATGTTGGTGGATTTGGAAAGTCTTTTAGAACATCCAACGACAGGGATATGATTATGATGGGAGAAGAAAATGCCGCATTGAGAATAAAATTCTTTTGCAGAGGGAGAGAGCAGAAAATAGATTTAAGATGGAGAGAAAAAGGGAAAAAAGAAATAAGAGTAAATGAATCGAGTCTTGAAAAGCTCTCTGACATTTTTGGAAAAATGAATGTTGTGATTTTTTCTCCGGAGGATTTAAAACTGGTAAAGGAAGGTCCCTCAGAAAGAAGAAGATTCATGAATCGTGAGATTTCACATATAAGTCCGGGATACTATCATCACCTTTTACAGTATAATCGCATCTTATCTCAAAGAAACAATTTGCTTAGACAAAATAAGTACAATAATATTTCTATGGATTTATTGGATGTTTTGGATGAACAGCTTGCCATTGAAGGATCAAGGATTATTGAAAAAAGAAATATATTCATAAAAAGATTGAATACGATTTCCAGGCTAAAACATCGAAAAATCACAGGGAATAAAGAAAATATTGAAGTTTTATATAAAGCAAACATAAAAAATGAAGAAGAAAATGATGCTGAAAAAAAGAAAAATATTTTTATTGAAACAATGAAAAAAAGAAGAGAGCAAGATTTAGAGAGGGGATATACAACCTGCGGTCCGCACAAGGATGATTTATCTATAACGATAAACGGAATAGATGTTAGAAATTTCGGTTCGCAGGGACAGCAAAGGACAGCAGTACTTTCTTTGAAACTTTCTGAAATAGAGATAGTGAAGGCTGAAACCGGCGAATATCCAATTCTTCTTTTAGATGATGTAATGAGTGAACTTGATGAAAGCAGGCAAATGGAATTGATAAAAAGTCTGAGAAATGTACAAATATTTGTAACAATGACAGAAATTCCCGAATTATTAAAAGAGGACATAAAAGATGGTAGAATTTTTTATGTAGATGGCGGCAGGGCAATGGAAAAAAACAAAAGAGGCATGCCGCCTGCAGTAAAAAGATAAGAAAAATGATAAAATAGATAAGATGGAAGAGAATCAAATAGATATTTTTCTTATTATAATAACGGATTATATTATAGAAAAACCTCAGGGAGGTAAAGAAATTGATAGCAAAAGTTACGCAGGAGTATAATGCAGACCAAATTCAGGTTTTGGAAGGGTTAGACCCCGTTAGAAAAAGACCTGGAATGTATATTGGATCAACCGGAGAAAGAGGATTGCATCATTTGGTGTATGAGATAGTTGACAACAGTATAGATGAAGCATTGGCAGGATATTGCAGTAGAATAGAAGTAACCATTAACGAAGATAATTCCATAACAGTTATAGACAACGGGCGCGGAATGCCGGTTGATATGCATAAGAAAATGAAAAAACCTGCAGTGGAAGTTATTCATACAGTTCTTCATGCAGGGGGAAAATTCGGCAGCGGCGGATACAAGGTTTCCGGTGGATTGCATGGCGTGGGAGCTTCTGTTGTAAATGCCTTATCAGAGTGGTTTGAGGTCGAGGTTAAAAGAAACGGTAAAATTTACAAGCAACGTTATGAAAGAGGATACACAGTAACGGAACTGCAAGTAATTGGAAAAACCGAAGAAACGGGTACTAAATCCGTTTTCATGCCGGACGATCAAATTTTCGATGAAGTGATTTTTGAATACAATACATTAAGGCATAGACTTCGAGAAATGGCTTTTTTGAACAAGGGAATTCAAATAATATTAGAAGACAAAAGAGATGAAAAAGAAAAAAAAGAAACATTTCATTATGAAGGCGGAATAAAAGAATTTATAAAATATTTAAATAAGAATAGAGATGCAATTCACGAAAACATAATATATTCCGAGTCCGAAAAGGACAATACTACTGTAGAATTGGCACTGCAGTATACAACGGCCTATACCGAGAATATATTCACCTATGCAAACAACATCAACACCCAGGAGGGCGGAACCCATCTAATTGGCTTCAAGACGGCGCTTACGCGTTACATAAACGACTACGCACGCCGGTTCAATTACTTGAAAGAAAAGGATACAAATCTTCAAGGAGAGGATATACGCGAAGGCTTGACGGCTGTTGTTTCTATAAAACTGCTAGAGCCGCAATTTGAAGGACAAACAAAAACCAAGCTTGGAAACAGTGAGATAAGGGGAATTACGGAATCCATAACAGGAGAAGTGATCCAAAGGTTTTTGGAAGAAAATCCAGCGGATGCAAAATCAATAATCGAAAAATGCATCAAGGCTTCAAGAGCCAGGGAAGCCGCCAGAAAAGCAAGAGAACTTACCAGAAGAAAAGGTATATTGGATGGACTTTCATTGCCTGGAAAATTATCAGATTGCTCAGAAAAGGATCCCGAGAAAACTGAAATTTTTCTTGTAGAGGGAGATTCGGCCGGAGGCAGTGCAAAACAGGGAAGAAGCAGAGCTATACAGGCTATTTTGCCGCTTAAGGGAAAAATACTTAATGTTGAAAAAGCGAATCTGACAAGAATGCTCAATTACACTGAAATAAGAGCTATGATTACAGCATTTGGTTGCGGGATCGGAGACGAATTCGACCTGGACAGCCTAAGGTACCATAAAATTGTAATAATGACTGACGCAGATGTCGATGGATCACACATAAGGACACTGCTTTTGACATTTTTCTTCAGATACATGAAACCCCTTTTGGAGAACGGATACGTATATATAGCCCAGCCGCCTTTATATAGAGTAAAGAAGGGACGGAGCGAACACTACGTTTATACAGATGAAGAATTAAACACACTTCTTGCCGATATTGGGAGAAAAGGAATAAGCCTACAAAGATACAAAGGTCTCGGGGAAATGGATCCGGAACAATTGTGGGAAACCACCATGGATCCGGAAAGGAGAATAATGAAAAGAGTAGCTATAGAAGATGCTGTGGAAGCAGATGAAATTTTTACTATTCTCATGGGTGATAAAGTTGAGCCCAGAAGGGAATTTATAGAGGAAAATGCTAAATATGTTAAAAATCTAGATATATAGAAAAACGATATCAATAATGGATATTCTTTAAAAACAAGATTAATGAGCAAATTGAGTTAGTGAGCAAGAAATTGGGAGGGAAACAATGGAAACAATGGAAACCAAGAATATCATTCAAGTAGACATCACAAAGGAAATGAAGAAATCATACATTGATTACGCAATGAGCGTCATCGTGGGCCGGGCATTGCCGGATGTCAGGGACGGACTCAAGCCTGTTCACCGAAGGATTCTGTATGCTATGAATGAGTTGAATCTTGATCCGAGCAAACCCCATAGAAAATCCGCGCGTATTGTCGGTGATGTATTGGGTAAGTACCACCCCCATGGAGATACGGCCGTATATGACGCAATGGTACGCTTGGCGCAAGAATTTTCATCAAGGTACTTGTTGGTAGACGGGCATGGCAATTTCGGGTCAATTGATGGCGACAGCGCAGCCGCCATGCGTTATACAGAGGTGAGATTAGCCAAAATTTCAAAAGAATTGCTTAGGGACATAGAAAAAGAAACAGTGGATTTTGTGCCGAACTTCGATGAAGAGCTTCTGGAGCCGTCTGTTCTGCCTAGCCGATACCCAAATCTATTAGTTAACGGTTCCAGCGGAATTGCGGTAGGAATGGCTACGTCGATACCCCCGCATAATCTTGGGGAAATAATAGATGCGACAATAATGCTGATAGATGATCCGGAGACTGAAATAAACGAACTCATAAAAGTTGTAAAAGGACCGGATTTCCCGACGGGCGCAATTATTATGGGAACGGAATTGATAAAGCAGGCCTATCGCACCGGTAAAGGCAAAGCGAGAGTTCGTGCGAGGATTGAACTCGAAGATATGAAAAGGGGAAGGGAAGCGCTGATAGTAACAGAGATTCCTTATATGGTTAACAAATCAAAACTAATTGAGAGTATTGCTGATTTGGTAAGAAATAAAAAAATAGAAGGCATTTCGGATTTGCGGGATGAAAGCAACAGGGAAGGAATAAGGCTTGTAATCGAACTGAAGAAGGATGCAAATTCAGGGATAATCTTAAATAAGCTATATAAACATTCCCAATTGCAAACAACGTTTAGCATAATAATGATTGCCGTGGTCAATGGTGAGCCAAAAACATTGAATCTTAAGGAAATACTCTCTCATTATATTATCCATCAGAAGGATGTTTTGACGAGAAGGACGCAATTTGATTTAAATAAGGCAGAAGCGCGCGCGCATATTCTTGAAGGTCTCCGAATCGCATTGGACAATATTGATGAGATAGTAGCTTTGATTAAAAAATCTGCAAATGCTGATGAAGCAAGAAACCAACTTTCTGATAGATTTGCACTTTCAGAAATTCAATCGCAGGCCATATTGGACATGAGGCTTCAGAAGCTGACGGGACTTGAACGAGAAAAAATCGAAAACGAATACATGGATCTTACCAAAAAAATCAATAAATACAAGGAAATACTAGCAAACGAAAAACTCCTTATGAGCATAATAAAAGAGGAAATAACCGAAATAAGAGATAAGTTCAGTGATGACCGTCGTACCGAAATCAGAGCGCAAGCCGAGGATATGAATAACGAAGATCTAATAGCTGACGAGGAAGCAGTAATAACCCTAACGCGTTACGGATATGTGAAAAGGGTTCCCAGCGACACATATACTAGCCAGAAGCGTGGAGGCAGAGGAAAAACAGGGCTTTCAACGAGAGAAGAAGACTTTGTAAAGAATATATTTACAACAACGACACACAACTATATTATGTTTTTCACCAACAAGGGGAAGGTATATAGGATAAAGGCATATGAAATTCCCGAAGCCAAGAGACAGGCCAAGGGAACGGCTATCGTAAATCTTTTGCAATTGGATAATGACGAAAAAGTGACAGCCATTATTCCACTTAAGGATTTCGAGGACAGTTCTTACTTGGTTCTGGCTACCAAAAATGGAATAATTAAAAAAACCGAGCTTAGCCAATATGATTCTTCCAGGAAAACAGGACTTATCGCCATCAATCTAAAGGATGGCGACGAGCTTATTGAGGTAATAAAGACAGACGGTAAACGGGATCTAATGCTGGTCACAAAAAATGGTTTATCTATAAGGTTTAAAGAGGAGGAAGTTCGTAGCGTAGGAAGAAATACCAAAGGCGTCAAGGGAATCAAATTAAAAAAAGACGATCATGTGGTAAGCCTTGAAATCGCGGACGACAGCAGGAAGTTGCTAGTGGTAAGTGAAAACGGATTCGGAAAACGGACCCGAATGGGTCTTTACAGGGTTCAGACTAGAGGCGGCCAGGGCGTTAAAACTTATAATGCAACTAATG
This window contains:
- the gyrB gene encoding DNA topoisomerase (ATP-hydrolyzing) subunit B encodes the protein MIAKVTQEYNADQIQVLEGLDPVRKRPGMYIGSTGERGLHHLVYEIVDNSIDEALAGYCSRIEVTINEDNSITVIDNGRGMPVDMHKKMKKPAVEVIHTVLHAGGKFGSGGYKVSGGLHGVGASVVNALSEWFEVEVKRNGKIYKQRYERGYTVTELQVIGKTEETGTKSVFMPDDQIFDEVIFEYNTLRHRLREMAFLNKGIQIILEDKRDEKEKKETFHYEGGIKEFIKYLNKNRDAIHENIIYSESEKDNTTVELALQYTTAYTENIFTYANNINTQEGGTHLIGFKTALTRYINDYARRFNYLKEKDTNLQGEDIREGLTAVVSIKLLEPQFEGQTKTKLGNSEIRGITESITGEVIQRFLEENPADAKSIIEKCIKASRAREAARKARELTRRKGILDGLSLPGKLSDCSEKDPEKTEIFLVEGDSAGGSAKQGRSRAIQAILPLKGKILNVEKANLTRMLNYTEIRAMITAFGCGIGDEFDLDSLRYHKIVIMTDADVDGSHIRTLLLTFFFRYMKPLLENGYVYIAQPPLYRVKKGRSEHYVYTDEELNTLLADIGRKGISLQRYKGLGEMDPEQLWETTMDPERRIMKRVAIEDAVEADEIFTILMGDKVEPRREFIEENAKYVKNLDI
- the gyrA gene encoding DNA gyrase subunit A, which translates into the protein METKNIIQVDITKEMKKSYIDYAMSVIVGRALPDVRDGLKPVHRRILYAMNELNLDPSKPHRKSARIVGDVLGKYHPHGDTAVYDAMVRLAQEFSSRYLLVDGHGNFGSIDGDSAAAMRYTEVRLAKISKELLRDIEKETVDFVPNFDEELLEPSVLPSRYPNLLVNGSSGIAVGMATSIPPHNLGEIIDATIMLIDDPETEINELIKVVKGPDFPTGAIIMGTELIKQAYRTGKGKARVRARIELEDMKRGREALIVTEIPYMVNKSKLIESIADLVRNKKIEGISDLRDESNREGIRLVIELKKDANSGIILNKLYKHSQLQTTFSIIMIAVVNGEPKTLNLKEILSHYIIHQKDVLTRRTQFDLNKAEARAHILEGLRIALDNIDEIVALIKKSANADEARNQLSDRFALSEIQSQAILDMRLQKLTGLEREKIENEYMDLTKKINKYKEILANEKLLMSIIKEEITEIRDKFSDDRRTEIRAQAEDMNNEDLIADEEAVITLTRYGYVKRVPSDTYTSQKRGGRGKTGLSTREEDFVKNIFTTTTHNYIMFFTNKGKVYRIKAYEIPEAKRQAKGTAIVNLLQLDNDEKVTAIIPLKDFEDSSYLVLATKNGIIKKTELSQYDSSRKTGLIAINLKDGDELIEVIKTDGKRDLMLVTKNGLSIRFKEEEVRSVGRNTKGVKGIKLKKDDHVVSLEIADDSRKLLVVSENGFGKRTRMGLYRVQTRGGQGVKTYNATNETGRLAGAIVVDEEDELFIINSSSIVIRLKVDEISTMGRSTKGVKLMRIDESDSVVSIAKVLEAEVEIDDK
- a CDS encoding RNA-binding S4 domain-containing protein translates to METVFIDTEIIKLEQFLKFCGEVGTGGNAKLVIIDGFVKVNGEVEKRRGRKLKKKDIVEFQGKEFKIDSNKSLY
- a CDS encoding DNA polymerase III subunit beta, giving the protein MKFICNEKQLAAAVNIVQKAASNKTTLPILKGILIEANNDYLRLVGNNLDIAIENEIEAEVLENGSVVISSRLFGDIIRKLPDSDITLSADGDNNVHISCEGSNFDLIGQPAEEFPSLPEVMDENIYTFDKNVFKNMVRQTAFAASIDETRPILTGELIEIDEGRASVVALDGYRLAIKEVMVEGKNKNKAVVPVQTLNEIMKIIGNESEGSVLVSFSENHVLFTIDGVRITSRLLDGDFINYKQIIPNEYKTRVKVKTKGFLDGLERASLLAREGKNNLIKISIKDEIMKINSNAEIGSVEEKVSIELEGEDMQIGFNSKYLIDVLRVLDCEDVYLDLTTSVNPCIIRPIGQNDYTYLVLPVRLSAE
- the dnaA gene encoding chromosomal replication initiator protein DnaA, with product MNSNINAFWEKTLELIKVELSPVSFNTWLKTLRPVQLDHGVFFLSAPNKFNKEILEARYATLIESAMNQLSEDPLKIEFILSDSESQSKEDTDAFSNPSSSFSKSSNLNPKYVFDTFVIGNSNQFAHAASLAVAESPAKAYNPLFIYGGVGLGKTHLMHAIGHFIKNKNSDSEVVYVTSEMFTNELINSIKDDKNVLFRNKYRNIDVLLIDDIQFIAGKERTQEEFFHTFNALHEANKQIIISSDRPPKEIPTLEDRLRSRFEWGLITDIQAPDFETRVAILRKKSETEKIKVSDDILNFIASKIRSNIRELEGALTRVCAFSSLTNREISPDLANEALKDIFSTSRTKEITISLIKDVVGRHYGIKKEDFESKRRNRSISFPRQVAMYISRELTDLSLPKIGENYGGRDHTTVIHAYDKISKIIVSNNEEKIKIQRIIKEIKGE
- the recF gene encoding DNA replication/repair protein RecF, which produces MYIMGINLMNFRNYDCISLEFHKKLNVFYGMNAQGKTNIIESLYVGGFGKSFRTSNDRDMIMMGEENAALRIKFFCRGREQKIDLRWREKGKKEIRVNESSLEKLSDIFGKMNVVIFSPEDLKLVKEGPSERRRFMNREISHISPGYYHHLLQYNRILSQRNNLLRQNKYNNISMDLLDVLDEQLAIEGSRIIEKRNIFIKRLNTISRLKHRKITGNKENIEVLYKANIKNEEENDAEKKKNIFIETMKKRREQDLERGYTTCGPHKDDLSITINGIDVRNFGSQGQQRTAVLSLKLSEIEIVKAETGEYPILLLDDVMSELDESRQMELIKSLRNVQIFVTMTEIPELLKEDIKDGRIFYVDGGRAMEKNKRGMPPAVKR